In the genome of Caloranaerobacter ferrireducens, the window GATGTAGATAATTACTTTTCTCCATATAAAGATCATCGAGTAGTTTCTCTTTATGAGGAAATGACGAAATATGGATTTACTTTTGATATGCCACCAAAGATTATTTTATATTTAGACGATAAATATGAGGAACAGGAGAATAAAACAATACCTTATCATGAAGTTATATTAAGAGCTGGTGGTAGAAGTAAGACTAAAGAGTTTATTAGACAGATGGTAGATTTTAAAAACGAAACTAAATTTGATGACTTTCATAAAAATCATCAGGAATATTATCATAAGATAACTACAGACATACAGAATAAATTAAAGAGTAATAATTGTTTAGAAAATCTTATAGAGTATTATGGTGTAAAACAGAATAGTTATAATATAATAGTTGTTCCATTATATAGTGGTGCATATGGGATAAGAATACCAGGAAAAGATGAAAAATTTGATACTTTCTGTATTATACCACCTGTTGAAAATTCACAATATTTAACAAGCTTTGTTTGGCATGAGTTTAGTCATTCCTATGTTAATCCTTTAACTGAAGAAAGCAAAAATGAAGTTGATAAATACAAAGATTTATATACACCTATTTCTAATATAATGACAGAGCAAGCATATAGAACTTGGGAGACATGTGTGAATGAACATATTGTCAGAGCAGTAACTTTGAGGTTATGTTACAAGGTTTTTGGTGAGAAGTCTGCGAAAGAAGAAATTAAATGGCATAAAGAAAGGGGTTTTTTATATATTGACAAGTTATATGAAAAACTAACTGAATATGAAAATAATCGTGATAAGTATACAACTTTTAAAGAGTTTTATCCAGAGTTATTAAAAGTTTTCCAGGAATTATCAGAATAAGATTTAAGGGCTAATTTTTATAATAACTATCTATTCAATATATTTTTACAAGGGTACACTAGTGTATTTTATTTGTAGATTTTGAAGGTATTTCAAATATGCTACCGTATGAATTTCAAGAATGTTACTAGAAATGCAATCAAGATATTTCAGGGAAAAGGGGATTTTTTTATGGAGAAGAATATTAGTAATTTAGAAATAAGATTACCAGTAAAACGATTAAATAGAATTTTATCAATGTTACTTTTAGAAATGAAGGATTTATCAGATGAAGATAGAGATTTGTCAATTCGTTGGAATATAATGCACATGTATACCAGTTCACGAATTGGAAAAATTCAGCGCTTAAACGAGGGATAAATCCAGAAATAGCAGGAATAGCAGCAGCTCTTCATGATATTGGTGTAGTAAAGACAAAGAGACATAAAAATCATGCTGAAGCGGCAGAGAGATATTTATACGAAATTATTGAGCGTTATAATTTTATACATAGAGGCGATCTACCTCGAATTACTAAAGATGAAATAAATATAATTGTAAATGCAATAGTACAGCATAGTCAAAAAGAAATTATTTCAGATAATCCATTTGTTGAAATCTTAAAAGATGTTGATTCATTAGATAGATATTTAAATGGCGTAAAAACCGAAGGACCATATTGTGAAAGATGTATAAAAATATTGAAAGAAATTGGAATTTAAGATGTCCTATAAATATATTTATGGGGAAATTATGTGATATAGATTAGGAATTTAATTTCTTAGTAATCAGACATCTCCTAGAAATACTTATTTTAGTTATGAATAGTATTCCTAGGATTAGATGTCTGATTTTTTTATGCAATATATCGTCTTATTTCTTGTAGTGTGACGACAAATAATTACAAGAACATAAAAAAATAAAGGAATTTACAATTTAATAGAGAATATTTTCATTTGAAAGAAAATTTTGTAATAAAGTACGTTAGTGGAAGAAGGATTTGAATGGGATAAATATTAATAGAATAAGTAATAAGGAAATACAAGTCAGCTTTGCTTATGACAAGAAAAAATAAATAAAATTAAGAAAGTAAAAGGTAGAAGATGGGATGCTGAGAAAAAAAGCTGGATAATTCCTAATAAAGCAGATAGTATAAAGCATTTGATGAGATTATTTAGTGATGAAGTTATTAAATGGGGTAAATTGGGAATAACAATTATTAATTTTGATGAATTTCAAAATTTTGATACTAAGGAAATAACAAAGCAATTAGATTTGCAATTATCTATAAAAGGTTACAGTACTAAAACTAAGAAAGCTTATACAGGTCATGTAATAAGGTTTTTAAAATTCACGGACAAGAAACCAGAGGACTTAAATAGTACTGAATTCCAAGACCAAAAAAAGAAAAGAAACTACCGAACATACTAAGTCAAGAGGAAGTACTGTCAATTTTAAACTCTGTTAAGAACTATAAACATAAAGCAATATTATATCTAATATATTCTGCAGGACTTAGGGTAAGCGAGGTGGTTAATCTAAAAGTAGGAGATATAGACAGTGATAGGATGTTAATTCATATAAGACAAGGAAAAGGTAGAAAGGATAGATATAATGTACTTTCTAAAGCAGCCCTAGATGTGTTGAGGATATATGCGAGAATAGAAAAGCCGAAAGATTGGTTATTTCCTGGAGGCAATGAAAATACCCACTTAACAGAACGTTCAGTACAGAAGGTTTTTAATAATGCTTGTAAAATAGCAGGAATAAGTAAAAAAGCAACAGTACATACATTAAGATATTCATTTGCAACACACTTATTAGAAAGTGGTACAGATTTAAGATATATTCAAGAGCTTTTAGGACATAGAAGTAGTAAGACTACTGAAATATATACACATGTAACTAAAGCTAATCTTAGTAAAATTAAGAGTCCATTAGACAGTATTATGAAAAAATGAAAGGGGTGACGATGATAATGTAATAGAAATACATACATAAGCAAATTTTCACGAATAATTATTCGCAAACACCACTATATTGTATTATAATATGAACTCTAGTTCGTGAAAAGGGAGTTATAGAACATGAAAAAATAAAAAAAGGAGGAAAAATGAAAATAAGACATTGGATTGCAATATTAATAATAATATTAATTATTCCTTCTATAATTGATTGGCTAATTATAGGTAATAATCTACCTTCCAATATAACAAATGATTTATGGATAAACTTTTTGGGAAGTTACATAGGAGGATTATTCGGAGGTATTGCAACATTGTTTGCGTTCATTAAGAATATTGAATATAACAAGGATAAAGATCATGAACAACAGAAAAAATACGAAAATGATAAAAGATTAAGTTTACAGCCTTACATATTAGTATCTATAGTATCTGGAACTTCAAATATAAATCGTAAAATTAAGGCTACAGAAATTGAAGGAAAGACAGCAAGGGTTACTTTAATGGGTAGATTTCTAGAAATTAAGAATATAGGATTAGGTTCACTTGTTGATTTGAAATTTAATTCGAGTGATTTAAAAATAATAGAAAAGAATTTTAAATTTCCACACGGATTAAGTAAAGGACAAGAATTTATATTTATTTTAGATATAATTAAAGAACAAACTATGGAAAGAATCTTTACTATTGTAGTTACTTATAATGATATGTTAGGAAATAAATATAAACAGACTATAGAACTATGTGCAAATGCAAAGAATAATTTTATGGATATATTAAACATTAGTCGACCAGAATTATATTAATTTATCACGTCCTATAACATGCTGTTTACAAACAGTCCACTTAAAGATTGTGGACCATCGTAAAACAGCTAAACCGTTATACAAAATCAAGAAACTAGTTAAGAAAAGTGTGGTGGTTATATATGAGTAAAAGGTATTTGAAACTATCTATAGGAATGGTATTATTTTTACTTTTAGCTTATTTTACTTGCCTTTCTGAAAGAGCCATAAAAAGTAACGTGTTAAATCAGAGGGGATATAAGTATGATATATATGAAAAAAATGAAGGATTCAAATTTACCTTAAAAAAAGAATGGATAACAAAATTACTAGAAAGTGAAGAGAAAAAATATAAAGTTGATGTATACGTTTATGAAGATCAAGGCAGCAAAATAAAACTAGAGTCGCTTTACTCTAAAAGTATTGGTTTTATAAGCCTAGTTTTCAAAATTGAACCTAAATATAATATGATTTCAGGGGAGATTCCCTTGGTTAATGATATTAAATATTTGGATGGAGACATATCATACACAAGTATTAAGTTTAAAATAGATTATGAGGATGATGAAGGTAATGTTATTGAAGGAATAGGACGTTGGACTTTTACTGGAGAAAATAAATGGTTTGTTATTTCTATGGAAGAAAAAAATTTACCAAAAGAAGAATTGTTAGATTTAAGAGTATATCCTTTAAAAATACTAAAATATCGACTAGACATTTGAAAAAGGTGAGTTTTCTTGATTTTGTATATCGTGAGTTTGAGCGAAAATCTGCGAGCTCGAAGGTGGCGGAACACATCAATGTTATGTGAAAGAAAAAACTAGCTAAATACTCAAAATTGCATTCTATAGGAGGATATATTAAGAAAAAATTACTGCTATGCATGGTGTTAATAATAGTTATTTTACTAACATTTGTTTTTGCCAATCAGTATAAGCATAAGAGGATTGAAGCATGTATTAGCTTTGTATCTAAATCTTTAGAACATATTGAATGGAAGAAAAAAGATAGTGAAGTAGAGGTCTATAAAGTAATAAATGCCAACTTTAAAGAGCTAAATATGTTAATTATTGTAGATGAAAATACAATTTATGTTAATGTTGAAAGATGGTTATTACCAAACTCACACTATAAAATTGAGATAAACTTTTTTGATAAACAAAAAGGTTTTGTTATATATGAATGATTGTTTTAGAGAGTTATGGAGATTAAAGATAATAGTTTCCT includes:
- a CDS encoding DUF4932 domain-containing protein encodes the protein MGIRINIIILIIVMLILALLNVGCSKETRGIENEKNYKSSIYQNVSIGKESERLNVYVDPRIELLSIIQYLADFNNKDGMIYNKDTTYKIDVDNYFSPYKDHRVVSLYEEMTKYGFTFDMPPKIILYLDDKYEEQENKTIPYHEVILRAGGRSKTKEFIRQMVDFKNETKFDDFHKNHQEYYHKITTDIQNKLKSNNCLENLIEYYGVKQNSYNIIVVPLYSGAYGIRIPGKDEKFDTFCIIPPVENSQYLTSFVWHEFSHSYVNPLTEESKNEVDKYKDLYTPISNIMTEQAYRTWETCVNEHIVRAVTLRLCYKVFGEKSAKEEIKWHKERGFLYIDKLYEKLTEYENNRDKYTTFKEFYPELLKVFQELSE
- a CDS encoding HD domain-containing protein, producing MEYNAHVYQFTNWKNSALKRGINPEIAGIAAALHDIGVVKTKRHKNHAEAAERYLYEIIERYNFIHRGDLPRITKDEINIIVNAIVQHSQKEIISDNPFVEILKDVDSLDRYLNGVKTEGPYCERCIKILKEIGI
- a CDS encoding phage integrase N-terminal SAM-like domain-containing protein; the encoded protein is MRLFSDEVIKWGKLGITIINFDEFQNFDTKEITKQLDLQLSIKGYSTKTKKAYTGHVIRFLKFTDKKPEDLNSTEFQDQKKKRNYRTY
- a CDS encoding tyrosine-type recombinase/integrase, which gives rise to MLYLIYSAGLRVSEVVNLKVGDIDSDRMLIHIRQGKGRKDRYNVLSKAALDVLRIYARIEKPKDWLFPGGNENTHLTERSVQKVFNNACKIAGISKKATVHTLRYSFATHLLESGTDLRYIQELLGHRSSKTTEIYTHVTKANLSKIKSPLDSIMKK